One region of Bosea sp. 29B genomic DNA includes:
- a CDS encoding LptA/OstA family protein, with the protein MKALALALAVLVAPALSTAAFAQQPATKPAKSRGGAPGSPFGGMGGDSKEPIKIDANKLDVLDKDNKAVFSGNVVAVQGETTVRCSVMTVFYEGRGQGGTPKPAQPAAQGQGANDGAIKRIECTGPVTVVSKTQAATSDNAVFDRANNQVIMTGNVALNDGPNITRGDKLVYNTQTGIANVTSSGRVQGFFVPNSGDNKDGKDSKAGAKPAASPTN; encoded by the coding sequence AAAGCTCTTGCTCTCGCTCTCGCTGTTCTGGTCGCTCCGGCGCTCTCGACAGCTGCATTCGCTCAGCAGCCGGCCACCAAGCCGGCCAAGTCGCGCGGTGGAGCCCCGGGCTCGCCTTTCGGCGGCATGGGCGGCGACAGCAAGGAGCCGATCAAGATCGACGCGAACAAGCTCGACGTGCTCGACAAAGACAACAAGGCGGTCTTCTCCGGCAATGTCGTCGCCGTGCAGGGCGAGACGACCGTGCGCTGCTCGGTGATGACGGTGTTCTATGAGGGCCGGGGCCAGGGTGGGACGCCGAAGCCGGCGCAGCCTGCGGCGCAGGGGCAGGGCGCCAATGACGGCGCGATCAAGCGCATCGAGTGCACCGGGCCGGTCACCGTCGTCTCGAAGACCCAGGCCGCGACCTCGGACAATGCCGTCTTCGACCGCGCCAACAATCAGGTGATCATGACCGGCAATGTCGCGCTGAACGATGGCCCGAACATCACCCGCGGCGACAAGCTCGTCTACAACACGCAGACCGGCATCGCCAACGTGACGTCGAGCGGGCGCGTCCAAGGCTTCTTCGTGCCGAACTCGGGTGACAACAAGGACGGCAAGGACAGTAAGGCTGGCGCCAAGCCGGCCGCCTCGCCGACCAACTGA
- the lptB gene encoding LPS export ABC transporter ATP-binding protein: MLGRLFGRGKDKQAVEDDEQPGPIASAVGGAGILAVSGLRKTYGARNVVSEASLYVRNGEAVGLLGPNGAGKTTIFYMITGLVSADLGVISLEGNDITNLPMYQRARLGIGYLPQEASIFRGLSVEDNIRAVLEVVEPNRKKRERELDKLLDEFNISRLRKAPSIALSGGERRRCEIARALAGRPSFILLDEPFAGIDPIAVGDIQELVRQLTDRGIGVLITDHNVRETLGLVDRAYIIHSGRVLTEGSPAEIIANADVRRVYLGEDFRL; the protein is encoded by the coding sequence CTGCTCGGCCGACTCTTCGGCCGGGGCAAGGACAAGCAGGCTGTCGAGGACGACGAGCAGCCTGGCCCGATCGCGAGCGCGGTCGGTGGCGCCGGCATCCTCGCCGTCAGCGGCCTGCGCAAGACCTATGGCGCCCGCAATGTCGTGAGCGAGGCCTCGCTCTATGTCCGCAATGGCGAGGCGGTTGGCCTGCTCGGCCCGAACGGCGCCGGCAAGACCACGATCTTCTACATGATCACCGGCCTGGTCAGCGCCGATCTGGGCGTGATCTCGCTCGAAGGGAACGACATCACCAACCTGCCGATGTACCAGCGCGCCCGGCTCGGCATCGGCTATCTGCCGCAGGAGGCCTCGATCTTCCGCGGCCTCTCGGTCGAGGACAACATCCGGGCCGTGCTCGAAGTGGTCGAGCCGAACCGCAAGAAGCGCGAGCGCGAGCTCGACAAGCTGCTCGACGAATTCAACATCAGCCGCCTGCGCAAGGCGCCCTCGATCGCGCTCTCGGGCGGCGAGCGCCGCCGCTGCGAGATCGCCCGCGCGCTCGCCGGGCGGCCCTCCTTCATCCTGCTCGACGAGCCCTTCGCCGGCATCGACCCGATCGCGGTCGGCGACATCCAGGAGCTGGTCCGGCAATTGACCGATCGCGGCATCGGCGTGCTGATCACCGACCACAATGTCCGCGAGACGCTCGGGCTGGTCGATCGCGCCTACATCATCCATTCCGGCCGGGTGCTGACCGAAGGCTCGCCGGCCGAGATCATCGCCAATGCCGATGTCCGCCGCGTCTATCTCGGCGAGGATTTCCGGCTCTGA
- the rpoN gene encoding RNA polymerase factor sigma-54, translating into MAMMPRMELRQGQSLVMTPQLLQAIKLLQLSHLELQSFVEGELERNPLLERGDEAPDAGSLNGAGESPLAADAETYARAESLNTQEGIEGRLGTGLDNVFQNEQPKAARLETQGADSLPIIGGTYGGSGGSFEEGPEGFESGLTSELSLHEHLSAQLDLAVTAPAERLIGRHIIDGVDDAGYLTEPLADIAERLGVDLAKVEQVLAIVQGFDPSGVAARDVGECLAIQLRDRDRHDPAMQALIANLPLLAKRDFAALKRICGVDDEDIADMVAEIRRLDPKPGRAFGGSAAETVVPDVFIRAAPDGSWLVDLNPDTLPRVLVNQTYHARVTKAARSDVDKAFIAECLQTANWLTRSLEQRARTILKVASEIVRQQDGFFAHGVEHLRPLNLKTVADAISMHESTVSRVTSNKYLACPRGVFEMKYFFSAAIAATGYGEAHSAEAVRHRIKQMIDDEPPRDVLSDDAIVTRLKQSGIDIARRTVAKYRESLRIPSSMERRREKAAMALAGR; encoded by the coding sequence ATGGCGATGATGCCACGCATGGAGCTGCGCCAGGGTCAGTCCCTGGTGATGACGCCGCAGCTATTGCAGGCGATCAAGCTGCTCCAGCTCTCCCATCTCGAATTGCAGAGCTTCGTCGAGGGCGAGCTGGAGCGCAATCCGCTGCTCGAGCGCGGCGACGAGGCTCCCGATGCCGGCTCGCTCAACGGCGCCGGCGAAAGTCCGCTCGCCGCCGATGCCGAGACTTATGCCCGCGCCGAGAGCCTCAACACCCAGGAGGGCATCGAGGGCCGGCTTGGTACCGGGCTCGACAATGTCTTCCAGAACGAGCAGCCCAAGGCAGCGCGGCTGGAGACGCAAGGAGCCGACAGCCTGCCGATCATCGGCGGCACCTATGGCGGCTCCGGCGGCTCGTTCGAGGAGGGGCCCGAGGGCTTCGAAAGCGGGCTGACGAGCGAGCTCTCGCTACACGAGCATCTCAGCGCCCAGCTCGACCTCGCCGTGACTGCGCCGGCCGAGCGCCTGATCGGCCGCCACATCATCGACGGCGTCGATGATGCCGGCTATCTGACCGAGCCGCTTGCCGACATCGCCGAACGTCTCGGCGTCGATCTTGCCAAGGTCGAGCAGGTGCTCGCCATCGTCCAGGGCTTCGATCCCAGTGGCGTCGCCGCCCGCGACGTCGGCGAGTGCCTGGCGATCCAGCTGCGCGACCGCGACCGCCACGATCCGGCCATGCAGGCCCTCATCGCCAACCTGCCGCTCCTCGCCAAGCGCGACTTTGCCGCCCTGAAGCGCATCTGCGGCGTCGATGACGAGGACATCGCCGACATGGTCGCCGAAATCCGGCGGCTCGACCCCAAGCCGGGGCGCGCCTTCGGTGGCTCTGCGGCGGAGACGGTGGTGCCGGATGTCTTCATCCGCGCTGCGCCGGACGGCTCCTGGCTGGTCGATCTCAACCCCGACACCTTGCCGCGCGTGCTGGTCAACCAGACCTATCACGCCCGCGTCACGAAGGCGGCCCGTAGCGATGTGGACAAGGCCTTCATCGCCGAATGCCTGCAGACGGCGAACTGGCTGACCCGCTCGCTCGAGCAGCGCGCCCGCACCATCCTGAAGGTCGCCAGCGAGATCGTGCGCCAGCAGGACGGCTTCTTCGCCCATGGTGTCGAGCATCTGCGCCCGCTCAATCTCAAGACCGTCGCCGACGCGATCAGCATGCACGAATCGACGGTCTCGCGCGTCACCTCGAACAAGTACCTCGCCTGCCCACGCGGGGTCTTCGAGATGAAATACTTCTTTTCCGCCGCGATCGCAGCGACCGGCTATGGCGAGGCGCATTCGGCCGAGGCCGTGCGGCATCGCATCAAGCAGATGATCGATGACGAGCCGCCGCGGGACGTGCTTTCGGATGACGCCATCGTCACCAGGCTGAAGCAGAGCGGCATCGATATCGCTCGCCGCACCGTGGCGAAGTATCGGGAATCGCTGCGCATTCCCTCCTCGATGGAGCGCCGCCGCGAGAAGGCGGCGATGGCGCTGGCGGGGCGTTGA
- the raiA gene encoding ribosome-associated translation inhibitor RaiA, producing the protein MSLRISGKNLDVGEALRGQAEARVAAALGKYYEGGYQGHVTVGKDGTAFKTDGVLHLSSGITLEASATAHDPYASLDKMAERIEKRLRRYKRRLKDRAAAANGREPALEIPSYVIAAPDEDIEEHEADHAGENPVIVAESTKSLHQMTVGDAVAELDLTGAPVVIFRHAGNGRMNVVYRRRDGNIGWIDPPASLS; encoded by the coding sequence ATGAGCTTGCGAATCTCCGGCAAGAATCTCGATGTCGGCGAGGCCCTCCGTGGTCAGGCCGAGGCCAGGGTCGCCGCAGCGTTGGGCAAGTACTATGAGGGCGGCTATCAGGGCCACGTCACCGTCGGCAAGGATGGCACCGCCTTCAAGACCGACGGCGTTCTGCATCTTTCTTCCGGCATCACCCTCGAAGCTTCGGCCACTGCGCATGATCCCTATGCCAGCCTCGACAAGATGGCCGAGCGCATCGAGAAGCGTTTGCGCCGCTACAAGCGACGGCTGAAGGATCGCGCCGCTGCCGCCAATGGTCGTGAGCCGGCCCTGGAAATCCCCAGCTATGTGATCGCCGCTCCCGATGAGGATATCGAGGAACATGAGGCCGACCACGCTGGTGAGAACCCGGTGATCGTGGCGGAATCGACCAAATCCCTGCATCAGATGACGGTTGGCGACGCGGTTGCCGAGCTCGATCTGACCGGCGCCCCTGTGGTTATCTTCCGCCATGCTGGCAATGGCCGCATGAACGTCGTATACCGCCGCCGCGACGGCAATATCGGCTGGATCGATCCGCCGGCTTCTCTTTCTTGA
- the ptsN gene encoding PTS IIA-like nitrogen regulatory protein PtsN — translation MTLTDLLRPDAVISPLRANSKKQALQELAQHAAVLTGLPERELFEALLQRERLGSTGIGDGIAIPHGRMAGIDRLVGLFARAEKAIDFEALDGQPVDIIFVLIAPEGAGADHLKALARVARVLRNQAVLEQVRHAHDPAAIYAILAETAAKAA, via the coding sequence ATGACGCTGACCGATCTTCTCCGGCCCGATGCGGTGATCTCGCCGCTACGCGCCAATTCCAAGAAGCAGGCTCTGCAGGAACTGGCGCAGCACGCCGCCGTGCTCACCGGCCTGCCCGAGCGCGAACTGTTCGAGGCCCTGCTCCAGCGCGAGCGCCTGGGCTCGACCGGCATCGGCGACGGCATCGCCATTCCACATGGACGCATGGCCGGGATCGACCGGCTCGTCGGCTTGTTCGCCCGCGCCGAGAAGGCGATCGATTTCGAGGCGCTGGACGGCCAGCCGGTCGACATCATCTTCGTGCTGATCGCGCCGGAGGGGGCGGGGGCCGATCATCTCAAGGCCCTGGCCCGCGTCGCCCGTGTGCTGCGCAACCAGGCGGTGCTGGAGCAGGTGCGCCACGCGCATGACCCGGCCGCCATCTACGCCATCCTGGCGGAGACCGCCGCCAAGGCGGCCTGA
- a CDS encoding fumarate hydratase translates to MAYTHVDLFPLGEDKTPYRSLGSDGVTVETVAGREVLSVSHEAIKRLSEQAFIDINHLLRPGHLAQLAKILDDPEATGNDRFVAYDLLKNAGIAAGGVLPMCQDTGTAIIMGKKGRKVWTDGDDEAALGEGVYDAYLKRNLRYSQVAPLSMFEEKNTATNLPAQIDIYAEGEDAYKFLFVAKGGGSANKTFLFQATPSLLTRDRMMAFLKEKILTLGTAACPPYHLAIVIGGTSAEQNLKTVKLASTKYLDALPTKGSPSGHAFRDIEMEEEVHKLTQALGVGAQFGGKYFCHDVRVIRLPRHGASLPIGLGVSCSADRQAKGKITRDGIFLEALETDPSKYLPEIDEAKLGGDVVKVDLNRPMSEILATLTQYPVKTRLSLTGTIIVARDSAHAKIRERLENGKGMPDYLKNHPVYYAGPAKTPEGFASGSFGPTTAGRMDSFVDQFQSFGGSMVMLAKGNRSAQVREACKAHGGFYLGSIGGPAARLAQDCIRKVEVLEYPELGMEAVWRIEVEDFPAFIVIDDKGNDFFKELNLG, encoded by the coding sequence ATGGCCTATACCCATGTCGATCTCTTCCCCCTCGGCGAAGACAAGACGCCCTACCGCTCGCTCGGCAGCGACGGCGTCACGGTCGAGACGGTCGCTGGCCGCGAGGTCCTGAGTGTCTCGCACGAGGCGATCAAGCGGCTCTCCGAGCAGGCCTTCATCGACATCAACCATCTGCTGCGCCCGGGCCATCTCGCCCAGCTCGCAAAAATCCTCGACGACCCCGAGGCGACCGGAAACGACCGCTTCGTCGCCTATGACCTGCTCAAGAACGCAGGCATCGCCGCCGGCGGCGTGCTGCCGATGTGCCAGGATACCGGCACGGCGATCATCATGGGCAAGAAGGGCCGCAAGGTCTGGACCGATGGCGACGACGAGGCGGCGCTCGGCGAGGGCGTCTACGACGCCTATCTCAAGCGCAATCTGCGTTATTCCCAGGTTGCCCCGCTCTCCATGTTCGAGGAGAAGAACACCGCGACCAACCTGCCGGCGCAGATCGACATCTATGCCGAGGGCGAGGATGCCTACAAATTCCTCTTCGTCGCCAAGGGCGGCGGCTCGGCCAACAAGACCTTCCTCTTCCAGGCGACGCCCTCGCTCCTGACCAGGGACCGGATGATGGCCTTCCTGAAGGAGAAGATCCTGACGCTCGGCACCGCCGCCTGCCCGCCCTACCATCTCGCCATCGTCATCGGTGGCACCTCGGCTGAGCAGAACCTCAAGACGGTCAAGCTCGCCTCGACCAAGTACCTCGATGCGCTGCCGACCAAGGGTTCGCCCTCCGGCCATGCCTTCCGCGATATCGAGATGGAGGAGGAGGTCCACAAGCTGACGCAGGCGCTCGGCGTCGGCGCGCAGTTCGGCGGCAAGTATTTCTGCCATGACGTGCGCGTCATCCGCCTGCCGCGCCACGGCGCCTCGCTGCCGATCGGCCTCGGCGTCTCCTGCTCGGCCGACCGCCAGGCCAAGGGCAAGATCACCAGGGACGGCATCTTCCTGGAGGCGCTCGAGACCGATCCGTCGAAGTACCTGCCCGAGATCGATGAGGCCAAGCTCGGCGGCGATGTCGTCAAGGTCGACCTCAACCGGCCGATGAGCGAGATTCTCGCCACATTGACGCAATACCCGGTGAAGACCCGGCTCTCGCTGACCGGGACGATCATCGTCGCGCGCGACTCGGCTCATGCCAAGATCCGCGAGCGGCTGGAGAACGGCAAGGGCATGCCGGACTATCTGAAGAACCACCCGGTCTATTATGCCGGCCCCGCCAAGACACCGGAAGGCTTCGCCTCCGGCTCCTTCGGTCCGACCACGGCCGGCCGGATGGATTCCTTCGTCGACCAGTTCCAGTCCTTCGGCGGCTCGATGGTGATGCTGGCCAAGGGCAACCGTTCGGCCCAGGTCCGCGAGGCCTGCAAGGCCCATGGCGGCTTCTATCTCGGCTCGATCGGCGGCCCGGCGGCGCGCCTCGCCCAGGACTGCATCCGCAAGGTCGAGGTGCTCGAATATCCCGAGCTCGGCATGGAGGCGGTCTGGCGCATCGAGGTCGAGGATTTCCCCGCCTTCATCGTCATCGACGACAAGGGCAACGACTTCTTCAAGGAGCTGAACCTCGGATGA
- a CDS encoding dienelactone hydrolase, which yields MSVSMNCPLAGEKRPLIVVSHGRTGSFLGHRDTAEVLADAGFIVVAINHPGDTSLDQSRTREFSVFVERPADIKRVVDYILGSWPDAARIDAGRVGFFGFSRGGYTGLVAVGANPYFGKRLRLCEGKSDPLCDQVRLGELPELRHDPRIKAAVIADPLSVFFTQESFKNVRVPVQLWGSERGGDGVTPASVAEIAGWLPTKPDFHVVPGSQHFSFLPPCPAELAQSAGELCSDQPGFDRAAFHADFNARVLAFFKAQLGQPPYVK from the coding sequence ATGTCCGTCAGCATGAATTGCCCGCTCGCTGGCGAGAAACGCCCGCTCATCGTGGTCTCGCACGGCAGGACCGGCAGCTTCCTCGGACACCGGGACACGGCCGAGGTTCTGGCCGATGCAGGCTTCATCGTCGTCGCGATCAATCACCCCGGCGACACTAGCCTGGACCAGAGCCGTACGCGCGAGTTTTCGGTCTTCGTCGAGCGGCCGGCCGACATCAAGCGCGTGGTCGATTACATCCTCGGCTCATGGCCCGATGCCGCCAGGATCGATGCCGGGCGCGTCGGGTTCTTCGGCTTCTCGCGGGGCGGCTATACCGGACTCGTTGCCGTCGGCGCCAATCCATATTTCGGCAAGCGCCTCAGGCTCTGCGAGGGCAAGAGCGACCCGCTCTGCGATCAGGTCCGCCTGGGAGAGCTTCCGGAACTCCGCCATGATCCGCGCATCAAGGCGGCGGTCATCGCCGACCCGCTCAGCGTCTTCTTTACGCAGGAGAGCTTCAAGAACGTACGGGTGCCGGTTCAGCTCTGGGGTTCCGAGCGCGGCGGCGACGGCGTCACTCCGGCTAGTGTCGCGGAGATAGCAGGTTGGCTGCCGACGAAGCCCGATTTCCACGTCGTGCCCGGCTCCCAGCATTTTTCTTTCCTGCCGCCCTGCCCGGCCGAGCTGGCCCAGTCGGCTGGCGAGCTCTGCAGCGATCAACCCGGTTTCGACCGGGCCGCCTTCCACGCCGACTTCAACGCGCGCGTGCTCGCCTTCTTCAAGGCGCAGCTCGGCCAGCCGCCATATGTCAAGTAG
- a CDS encoding GyrI-like domain-containing protein — MANDRTERDYRIRVARAVAAIVADPMANSRLDDLARLANFSPFHFHRVYAGVVGETVAATVRRVRLALATRLLTSSNESITQVALAVGYDSPQAFARAFHEFTGQSPRAFRQQMTQAFVAAEMTPLLPGDASLPAVTIVERPARQLRALRHVGSFATIPHTHRQLRLRAGPRTISEKWGASFGNPEYAGRFRYYAAIASPEPWPEDADIEELEIPGGRYVVHRLVGPYTRINAAAQAIYTRWMPGSGYEPDDRPTLEHYLDTSSRGIAPAALRTDLFIPIRNASPP, encoded by the coding sequence ATGGCCAACGATCGAACAGAACGGGATTACCGCATCCGCGTGGCTCGTGCGGTCGCGGCCATCGTCGCCGACCCGATGGCCAACTCCCGTCTCGACGATCTCGCGCGCCTCGCCAATTTCTCACCGTTTCATTTTCACCGCGTCTATGCCGGCGTCGTCGGTGAGACGGTGGCGGCCACCGTTCGTCGCGTCCGGCTGGCTCTCGCGACCCGTCTCCTGACAAGCTCGAACGAGAGCATCACGCAAGTGGCGCTGGCGGTCGGCTATGACAGCCCGCAAGCCTTCGCGCGCGCCTTTCACGAATTCACCGGGCAATCGCCACGCGCATTCCGGCAACAGATGACGCAGGCGTTCGTCGCTGCCGAAATGACGCCCCTGCTCCCCGGCGACGCATCGCTGCCAGCTGTCACGATCGTCGAGCGGCCGGCGCGACAACTGCGTGCGCTGCGGCATGTCGGATCGTTCGCGACCATCCCTCATACGCATCGGCAACTGCGCCTACGCGCCGGGCCACGCACCATCTCGGAGAAATGGGGCGCCTCGTTCGGCAACCCCGAATATGCCGGCCGCTTCAGATACTACGCCGCCATCGCCTCGCCTGAGCCCTGGCCCGAGGATGCGGATATCGAGGAACTGGAGATTCCCGGCGGGCGCTATGTCGTGCACCGGCTGGTCGGCCCATACACCCGCATCAACGCCGCCGCACAGGCCATCTACACCAGATGGATGCCGGGCAGCGGCTACGAGCCCGACGATCGGCCGACGCTCGAGCACTACCTCGATACATCGTCGCGAGGGATCGCTCCTGCCGCCCTACGCACCGACCTGTTCATCCCCATCCGCAACGCGAGCCCGCCATGA
- a CDS encoding MBL fold metallo-hydrolase produces MTDDMTSPLGIAVVPVTPFQQNCSIVWCTRTKEAAIVDPGGDVERIRGALKELGVTPVAIWLTHGHIDHAGGATELASVLNLPIIGPHEADKFLLDALPQQGLMFEMRGVQAVTPTRWLAEGDAVAVGDISFSVQHVPGHTPGHVTLFQRDLRFLLAGDTIFASSVGRTDFPYGNHKDLIGGIKGKLLPLGDDVQFLPGHGPASTLGEERKTNPFLQGNSL; encoded by the coding sequence ATGACCGACGACATGACCTCCCCGCTTGGCATCGCCGTCGTGCCGGTGACGCCTTTCCAGCAGAACTGCTCGATCGTCTGGTGCACGCGCACCAAGGAGGCCGCGATCGTCGATCCCGGCGGCGATGTCGAGCGCATCCGCGGCGCGCTGAAGGAGCTCGGCGTCACGCCGGTCGCGATCTGGCTGACCCATGGCCATATCGACCATGCCGGCGGTGCGACCGAGCTCGCCAGCGTCCTGAACCTGCCGATTATTGGCCCGCACGAGGCCGACAAGTTCTTGCTCGACGCCCTGCCGCAGCAGGGCCTGATGTTCGAGATGCGCGGCGTGCAGGCGGTGACACCGACGCGCTGGCTCGCCGAGGGCGACGCCGTCGCGGTCGGCGATATCAGCTTTTCCGTGCAGCATGTGCCGGGACACACGCCCGGCCATGTCACGCTGTTCCAGAGGGATCTGCGCTTCCTGCTCGCCGGCGACACGATCTTCGCCAGCTCAGTCGGGCGCACCGATTTCCCCTATGGCAACCACAAGGACCTGATCGGCGGCATCAAGGGCAAGCTGCTGCCGCTCGGCGACGACGTCCAGTTCCTGCCGGGCCACGGCCCGGCCAGCACGCTCGGCGAGGAGCGCAAGACCAATCCGTTCCTGCAGGGGAATTCGCTCTAG
- a CDS encoding phospholipase D-like domain-containing protein translates to MWEILYAYWPHILGFVSLALTVVAASHAAMTKDEVRAAIGWVGVIVLSPIIGPLIYAVGGINRIRRASIVSQRRHGFGAFSKAQTFEVSDAEVAGDVGRRFAALKTLGDKATRRHLKTGNAVTVLRTGDEAYAAMIAAIAAAERSVILETYIFDRDPLGLRVADALIAAHERGVAVRVLIDAVGARYSVPSIVGYLQKGGVPVDVFNGNIIIGLRLPYANLRTHRKLLIVDGRIAFAGGMNIRQGFTTEFAGEAAGHDTHFRVEGPVVEDLFGVAAEDWRFASGEELAGEVWAVTPQAATQGPTVLMRAVASGPDASLETNHKLLIGAFSVARTSIRIMSPYFLPDRELISALVTAARRGVAIDIVVPDVNNLVLVDRAMRAQFDQVLKDGCRIWRATGSFDHSKLLAIDGTWAYVGSSNLDARSLRLNFEIDLEVLDEGFARGIEERIDAATARARPVTLKELRARPFPLRLLDRMLWLCSPYL, encoded by the coding sequence ATGTGGGAGATTCTCTACGCCTACTGGCCGCATATCCTCGGCTTCGTCTCGCTGGCGCTGACAGTGGTCGCCGCCAGCCATGCCGCGATGACCAAGGACGAGGTCCGCGCCGCCATCGGCTGGGTCGGCGTCATCGTGCTCTCGCCGATCATCGGGCCATTGATCTATGCGGTCGGCGGCATCAACCGCATCCGCCGCGCCTCGATCGTCTCGCAGCGTCGGCACGGATTCGGTGCCTTTTCGAAGGCGCAGACCTTCGAGGTCTCGGATGCCGAAGTCGCCGGCGATGTCGGACGCCGTTTCGCTGCGCTGAAGACCTTGGGCGACAAGGCGACCCGCCGCCATCTCAAGACCGGCAATGCCGTCACCGTGCTCAGGACCGGCGATGAGGCCTATGCCGCGATGATCGCGGCCATCGCGGCGGCCGAGCGCTCGGTCATTCTCGAAACCTACATCTTCGACCGCGATCCGCTCGGCCTGCGCGTTGCCGACGCGCTGATCGCAGCCCATGAGCGCGGCGTCGCGGTGCGCGTGCTGATCGATGCCGTCGGCGCGCGCTATTCGGTGCCGAGCATCGTCGGCTACCTGCAGAAGGGCGGCGTGCCGGTCGATGTCTTCAACGGCAACATCATCATCGGCCTGAGATTGCCCTATGCGAACCTGCGCACGCACCGCAAGCTGCTGATCGTCGACGGGCGCATCGCCTTCGCCGGCGGCATGAACATCCGCCAAGGCTTCACCACCGAGTTCGCCGGCGAGGCCGCCGGGCACGATACGCATTTCCGCGTCGAGGGGCCGGTCGTCGAGGACCTGTTCGGCGTCGCGGCCGAGGATTGGCGCTTCGCCTCGGGCGAGGAGCTGGCCGGCGAGGTCTGGGCGGTGACGCCACAGGCCGCAACGCAGGGCCCGACCGTGCTGATGCGCGCCGTCGCCTCGGGGCCGGATGCGAGCCTGGAGACCAATCACAAGCTGCTGATCGGCGCCTTCTCGGTGGCGCGGACCTCGATCCGGATCATGTCGCCCTACTTCTTGCCGGATCGCGAGCTGATCAGCGCGCTGGTCACCGCGGCGCGGCGGGGCGTTGCCATCGACATCGTTGTGCCTGACGTCAACAACCTCGTCCTGGTCGATCGCGCCATGCGGGCGCAGTTCGACCAGGTGCTTAAGGACGGCTGCAGGATCTGGCGCGCCACCGGCTCCTTCGACCATTCCAAGCTGCTCGCGATCGACGGCACTTGGGCCTATGTCGGTTCGTCCAACCTCGATGCGCGCTCGCTCAGGCTCAATTTCGAGATCGATCTCGAAGTCCTCGACGAAGGCTTCGCCCGCGGCATCGAGGAGCGTATTGATGCCGCGACCGCGAGAGCGCGGCCGGTCACGCTGAAGGAGCTTCGGGCGCGGCCCTTCCCCTTGCGCCTGCTCGACCGGATGCTCTGGCTCTGCTCGCCGTATTTGTGA
- a CDS encoding DUF1993 domain-containing protein — MPLSAYDAVFPGFIQTLKALDAILDKAGAEASERKIQPEVLLSSRLAPDMLSFTRQIQLMSDFAKNAAARVSGAENPRFPDEEKSFEELKARIARTLDFIASVDKSALDAGLDKDVTFPRGPSATVTMKGADYLTRFALPNFYFHATTAYDILRENGFQIGKQDFLKGVFDA, encoded by the coding sequence ATGCCGCTTTCCGCCTATGACGCCGTCTTCCCGGGTTTCATCCAGACCCTGAAGGCGCTCGATGCGATCCTCGACAAAGCAGGCGCTGAGGCGTCCGAGCGCAAAATCCAGCCGGAGGTGCTGCTGTCGAGCCGGCTCGCGCCGGACATGCTCTCCTTCACCCGGCAGATCCAGCTGATGTCGGATTTCGCCAAGAATGCCGCAGCCCGGGTGAGCGGAGCGGAGAATCCGCGCTTCCCCGACGAGGAGAAGAGCTTCGAGGAGCTGAAGGCGCGGATCGCCCGGACGCTCGACTTCATCGCCTCGGTCGACAAGAGCGCGCTCGATGCCGGGCTAGACAAGGATGTGACCTTCCCGCGCGGCCCCTCGGCGACCGTGACGATGAAGGGCGCCGACTACCTCACGCGCTTTGCTTTGCCGAACTTCTATTTCCACGCCACGACGGCCTACGACATCCTGCGCGAGAACGGCTTCCAGATCGGAAAGCAGGACTTTTTGAAGGGCGTGTTCGACGCCTGA
- the efp gene encoding elongation factor P, with the protein MVKVIASSVRKGNVLELDGHLCTVISAESFFPGKGTPTTQIDMRRISDGVKMTQRYKTTEQVERAYVEDRDFTYLYQDGEQYVFMNPETYDQIPVDGGVVGDMAPYLQEGMKVSLSVFEDRAVAIELPQRVTCEVAETEPVTKGQTASSSYKPAILTNGVRTAVPPHIGPGTRIVVMTADGSYVERAKD; encoded by the coding sequence GTGGTCAAGGTCATCGCCTCCTCCGTCCGCAAGGGCAACGTCCTCGAGCTCGACGGACATCTCTGCACAGTCATCTCGGCCGAGAGCTTCTTCCCGGGCAAGGGCACGCCGACGACGCAGATCGACATGCGCCGCATCTCCGACGGCGTGAAGATGACCCAGCGCTACAAGACGACCGAGCAGGTCGAGCGCGCCTATGTCGAGGATCGCGACTTCACCTATCTCTATCAGGACGGTGAGCAGTACGTCTTCATGAACCCCGAGACCTACGACCAGATCCCGGTCGACGGCGGCGTCGTCGGCGACATGGCGCCCTATCTCCAGGAAGGCATGAAGGTCTCGCTGTCGGTGTTCGAGGACCGGGCCGTCGCGATCGAGCTGCCGCAGCGCGTCACCTGCGAGGTCGCCGAGACCGAGCCGGTGACCAAGGGGCAGACGGCCTCGTCCTCCTACAAGCCGGCGATCCTGACCAATGGCGTGCGCACGGCCGTGCCGCCGCATATCGGCCCGGGCACCCGCATCGTGGTGATGACCGCCGACGGCTCCTATGTCGAGCGCGCCAAGGACTGA